A single genomic interval of Oryza sativa Japonica Group chromosome 7, ASM3414082v1 harbors:
- the LOC4342827 gene encoding protein transport protein SEC13 homolog B, giving the protein MSSKKIELDHKDMVHDSAIDYYGKRLATASSDSTVKISSIGGKSAPSQLLATLSGHYGPVWRVAWAHPKYGTILASCSYDGRVIIWKEGAGGHWSQAHVFTDHKSSVNSIAWAPYEVGLCLACGSSDGTISVMTMRADGGWDTARIERAHPVGVTAISWAPATALGSLAGSGELVYKLVSGGFDSVVKVWGFVNGGWKLESALPSDVHTDCVRDVAWAPVLGLAKATIASASQDGKVVIWSRGKVGDKWEGKVMHDFGSPVWRVSWSLTGNILSVAAGENNITLWKQASDGQWEEVMKVEPTKPESSEEVKKAEQ; this is encoded by the coding sequence ATGTCATCGAAGAAAATAGAGTTGGACCACAAGGACATGGTCCATGATTCAGCTATCGACTACTATGGCAAGCGCCTTGCAACTGCCTCCTCAGACTCCACTGTCAAGATCTCCAGCATAGGCGGCAAATCTGCCCCATCCCAGCTCCTTGCAACACTCAGCGGGCACTATGGCCCTGTGTGGCGTGTCGCATGGGCCCATCCTAAGTATGGTACTATCCTCGCATCCTGCAGCTATGATGGGCGTGTGATCATTTGGAAGGAGGGTGCTGGAGGCCACTGGTCTCAAGCCCATGTATTTACTGACCACAAGTCCTCTGTCAACTCCATTGCTTGGGCCCCATATGAGGTTGGTCTTTGTCTCGCCTGTGGGTCTTCTGATGGAACCATTTCTGTCATGACTATGCGAGCTGATGGGGGATGGGACACTGCAAGGATTGAGCGAGCTCACCCTGTTGGTGTGACAGCAATCTCCTGGGCTCCAGCAACAGCACTTGGTTCTCTGGCTGGTTCAGGAGAGCTTGTTTATAAGCTTGTCTCTGGTGGTTTTGACTCAGTTGTTAAGGTCTGGGGATTTGTCAATGGTGGCTGGAAACTGGAGAGTGCTCTTCCTTCAGATGTTCACACAGACTGTGTGAGAGATGTTGCATGGGCACCAGTGTTGGGCTTAGCTAAGGCGACCATCGCCAGCGCTTCTCAAGATGGGAAGGTTGTCATTTGGAGTAGAGGGAAAGTTGGTGATAAGTGGGAGGGAAAGGTCATGCACGACTTCGGGTCCCCTGTTTGGAGGGTTTCCTGGTCCTTGACTGGAAACATATTATCTGTAGCTGCTGGTGAGAACAACATAACTCTGTGGAAGCAAGCATCAGATGGGCAATGGGAAGAGGTGATGAAGGTTGAGCCAACAAAACCCGAGTCATCGGAAGAGGTGAAGAAGGCTGAGCAGTAG